From the genome of bacterium:
GCCCGGCGCGTGCTGTCGGGGCTGTCGGCCCATCTGGCGGCCGACGACATCCTGACGGATCTCCTGCCCGGAAACCTCACCCGTCTCGACTTCGAGGGCATGCCGCTGTACGTGGAATCGGTCTGCCGGGGCAAGTCCTGGGCCGGCCATCGCAAGCGGCTGCCCCACGTGCAGGACACGGACCTTCAGGAGGTGCTCGTACGCCTGCTGCAGCTGGACGCGGACGACCTGGGCCTGCCCGACGCCTCCGGGGCCCTGTCCCGCAAGCTGGTCCACCTCTCTGGATTGCTGGCGCTCCACGCGCCCGAGCTGATCGACGTGATGGCCGCCGTCGGCGAGAAGCTGGACGCCGCGGGGCGCGGCCGTCCCTGGAAGCTGCGCAAGGGCGACATGACGCTGAGCAACATCTTCCTGGACGGGGGGCGCATCTCGGGCCTGATCGACTGGGACGAGAGCGAGGCCAGCCGGCTGCCCCTGGCCGCCTACGCCGACCTGCTCTTCTCCTGGCTGTGGCAACGCGAGGGACTGCGCCGGGCCGACGGTCTGAAGATGCTGGTCGACGGGGGCCTCGACGACCTGCCCGGGGCGCTGGGCGTGAGCGAGATCCTGTCCCGCCTGGACTGCGGCCCCGACGACCTCATCGCCGGCGCCATGGCCTCCTGGGTGGACCACGCCCACTACGAACTCGTGCATCCGGTGTTCAGATACCAGCCCGCCCGCGTCCGGGGCCTGCTGGTGGAACCCTGCCGCGCCCTGGCCCGCGTGTGGGGTCAGCGGGTCGCCTCGGCGTAGATCCCCAGGTATGCGTCCGTCATCGTCTGAAGGGTGTAGCGGGCGCGCTGCTCCGCCGCCGCCCGCCGGCCGAGCCCGGTGCGCAGCCGCGGGTCCTCGGCCAGTCGGGTGATCGCCGCGGCGATGCCCGCCACGTCGCCCACCTCGACCAGCAGACCGGTCTCCCCGTCGCGCAGCACCTCCGCCAGGCCGCCGACGCGCGAGGCAACCACCGCCGTGCCGAGGGACATGGCCTCCAGCAGCGTGTAGGGCAGGCCCTCGTGCAATGAGGGCATCAGCAGGATGTCGAGGTGGGCCAGCCAGTCGTAGACGTTGCGCTGGAAGCCGTGGAAGGCCACGCGCCCCGCCAGGCCGAGGTCCAACGCCTCGCGGGACAGCCTCCGCTCCAGCGGGCCCGAGCCGATCACGTGCAGGCGTACGCGCCCGGGAACGCCGCTCGCGGCCAGCGCGCGCAAGGCGAAACCGATGCCCTTGACCTCCGAGACCCTTCCGACCAGCCCCACCTCGCAGGCATCGGTCGAGAGTTCCGGCGGCCGTGCCGTCGAGGCCGGGTCCAGCGGCGCGATGCCGTTGTGGACGACACGGCGCTCCAGGCCCCGATGCATGTCCGCGCAGCGCGCCATGATGTCCGCCGTGACGTAGCAGACGGCGGCGCCCACCTTGCGCGTGGCCCACCCGTCCAGCCGTCGATTCAGCGCCTTCTTGAGCCGCGCCACCGGTCCGCCGCCCGGTTCGGGCAGGCCGTGCTCGGTCTTCACGACGGGCACGCCCAGCCGCTTCCCGGCCACCGCCGCGGTGACGGCGGCCCGGTAGCCGTGCACGTGCAGGACATCGACGCCCGCGCCGTCGACCAGATCGCGCAGATCCCGCGCCGCCGCCGGATCGTAGCGGTGGCGGGCACGGATCAAAACGACGCGCAGTCCCGCCTGGCGGGCGCGCGCCGCCAGCTCGTGGTCATGGAATAGGGCGAGGATGGGCGCCGACCCGTTGCGGTCGCGGAGACTCTCGCTCAGTCCGAGCAGCTGCGTCTCCACGCCGCCGAACAGTTCGCCGGGCGCCAGCATGACCACTTTCGGTGCGGGAGTGCCGCTCATCGCCCGGCTCCCGCCGCCGTCAGGCCCCGGACGCGGGCCACGAAGGCGGACAGCTCCCGGGCGAAAGCCGCTTCGAACCCGGCCCTGCCCCGCGCCAACCCTGCCTCGTCCCGCGTCGCGGCCCGCGCGCGGGCCACGGCTTCGCGCAGGTCCTCGGCCCGATGCCCGGTGTATTCGGCGCAGTCTGCGAAGCAAGCGCGAAGGGTGCGTGTGTCGGAGAGAACCGTGCCGCGCGCGGCGCCGACGGCCTCGTAGGCTCCGCAGACCAGGCAGTCGTCGTCGTCGGTGAGCACGACCACGGCCTCGGCCCGGCTGAGCACCCTCCGGTACTCCGCGAACGGCATGTAGCCGGGCAGTCGGATGCGGGGATCCTCCCGCACCGCGGCCGGCACTGCCGCCCGCTCCGTATTGCCGCTGATGACGACGTCCAGGTCCAGGATCGCAACGATTTCCCGCGCAGCCTCGAAGATCAGGGCGACGGGCTCGTCGCTGTCGAAGCTGCAGACGAAGAACGCGTAGGGGCGTTCGCCGTCCCGGGCCGGCTCGGCGCGGCACTTCGCATCCTCGCCGCGCCAGTCCGTGAGCGGGTCGCGCAGCACCGACACCCCGGCGCTGTGGCGCTCGGCGTAGGGCACGAGCCTCTCGTTGGTCACCACGAGCAGGTCCGCCCCGGCGAGCAGGAAGCGCTTGAACGCCCCGAAGGGCCTGGACAGCGGGCCGGAGAACTCCTTCTTGAGGGCCTTGTTGTGGCAATCGCAGACGATCTTCGGACGGGGGCGTGCCGGCAGGAACCTGTAGATCAGGCAGACGAGCATCAGCAGATAGGAGAAATGCATGAACACGAGCCGCGGCCTCTCGCGCCACAGGACCTTCAGCGTCCACAGGGGACCGATCAGGTTTCTCTGCAGGGGACGGTGGTCGTCGAAGACGAAGGTGGGCATCCCCCCCAGGGCGTCGACCAGGCTGCGTGTTCTGCGGTGCTCGTGCCAGGTGATCCAGATGGTGCCTTCTGGCCATGGCATACCGGCGAACCCGTCCTTAAATGTGGGTAGGCTGTCCGGGCTCTCCGGGCGGCCCCGGGTCGGGATCCCCGAAATCGCCGAGCTCGATGGGGTACCCGGGCGAGGTGTCGCCGTTCTCGTCGATGACGTACAGGAAGACCTGCTCTCCGGACGTGAAGCTCACGGTGCGCAGGGGCAGCTCGATGAACGTCGAGGACCAGTTCGCGGCGACCTGTATCTCGCGACGCGTGCAGGCCGCGTAGGTGGCTGCGTTGCCGAGCTCGACACGGGCCTGCGTGGTGGCGACGTAGACGTCGTCGAAGAAGGACCGCACATGGCTCAGCGCACTGAAGCCCTGGAACATATGGCCGATGCGCAGGTCCTCCACGTACTGGCCGCCCTCCACGTCGCACAGGTTGAGCCCCGAGGAATCGAGCTTCTGCTGCAGGTTGTACCAGATACTGAAGCGGCCGTCGTTCTGCGCGGCCGTGTTCTCGTAATCGAGCCAGAATTCCCAGCGGCCCCAGCTGTAGTTGGAGTTGTAGTAGCGGGGATCGCCGCCCCAGTACCAGATGTCCGCCGGCGTGGCCTGGAGCATGGTGGCGAAGGCGGTCGCCCCGTCCGGGATCATGAACGGCATGAACTGCTGCTGCTCGTAGCCGTTGCCGGAATTGGCCGGCCCGAAGGTGTAGAGCTGCTTGTGGTTCATCTCGGGCGGCGGATCGTTCTGGCTGGGATCGTGATACCGCATGTACGAGAGGTACAGGGTGTTGAAGGGCCCCTGCGACCCCCATCCGAAGGCGTTGATCGAGTAGCCGCTCCAGCCGGGCTCCTTCCAGGCGACCTTGGCGCTCTGGCCGCCGGAGTAGGCCTGCATCCGGCTGTACTGGGGAAACGGCGTGTTGGAGCTGGGATGCTGGAAGGTCCAGGTGGGTCCGATGACCGGCACGCCCAGGGTCGCTCCGTCTCCGCCCTCCTCGAAATCGTCCCAGCTGATCACCTGGGCGGCGGAACCGAAGTCGTTACCGCTGATCTGGATCGTGTCGCCGTCGATGAACTCGCCGCCCACGTTCAAAATGACCGGTTGCGCATTCACGGTAACCGCTGCTGCAAGCAGCAGAGCCGAGAATGCAACCGCTCTGGTCGTGCGACAGCGATGTGAAAGCAGGGTCATCTCCCTGTCTCCCTTGACGTTACGAATCGCGGCCCCCGGCAGCATGCCCGACCGCACTGTTCCCAGTAGCATATTGAATGCCGCTGTGGCCAGTCCATCCCTAGATTCTCGCATCGCTGACCTGGGCCACCAGAGCCGCGACCAAGCGTTTCATCTCGTACGAGATCCACAGGGACGAAAACGCGATGCCGGCGACGAACCACCAGTAGACCTCGTAAAGGTCCATGCCGAAGAGGCCGAGCACAAGCCTAATATACAGAAATCCGGCCGCGGCCATGACGACGGCCCGCATGAAGCGCAGATCGTCCTCCATCGCGGCGATACGCAGGCGAAGCGCCGGCGGCGGTTGCGCCCGGCCGCGGGCGGCGCCGTGGAGGAGCCTGGCAAGCCTCACGAAGCGCTTCTCCGCGTGATGCAGGGCGGCCAGCATAGCGTAGACCAGGAAGACGAAGATGGCGAGCCCCTGCAGGCCGAGATTGGTAGCCACTTCCAGGTAGAGATTGTGCGTGTCCTGGGTGCGGCCGAACACGCGGTTGCGCACCGCCGGAAACGACGCCACCCCCACGCCGAGAGGGTTGTCCATCAGGATCTTCCAGGCATCATTGAGGATCTCGATCCGCATCTGCTTGGAATGGCCCTCCGCCTCCTGACCGCCGATGCTCTTGAAGCGCTCGACGTACTGATCGGGGATGACGGGCAAGGCCGCCGCCGCCAGGGCCGTCCCGATCAGAAGCCACCGCAGCTTGTTCGTCGATCGCAGCCACCAGTAGACGAGGAAGCCGAAGAACCCCACGTAGGTCGTGCGCGATCCCGAATAGAGCATGCAGACGCCGGCCGTCATCAGCGGCGGCAGGAGCAGGAGCTTGAACTTCCAGTCCCTGATGACAGGGAAGAGGAAGACCACGAAGGGCACCAACCCGATGGCTACGCCGCCCAGGCTGTTGGGATGGGCGTAGATCGGTACGGCCCCGTGCAGGCGCATCACGCCCTGGTTCTGCCAGACGAGACTGCCGGAGATCGCGCCCCGCGCCGATTCCTGCGTCACGTAGAAGCAGGCGAACAGGAAAGCGGCCAGGAAATAGCGCATGGCCCGCGGCGACCGGATCAACGCCACCATGAAGAAGGTGAGCATGGCGAATTTGATGACGCGGTCGACGAATATGTTGTTGGCCATCACCTTGTCGGCCGCGAAGGGGATCTGGATGATCATCGCCACGAAGAGCAGTGTGATGCCGACCAGCACGTTCTTGGCGGGCCTGAGCTTCGCGATCCGCACGGGATAGGCGGAGATGATGAAGACACAGGCCACGGCCAGGACCAGGCCCAGCACGAACTCGATGCGCAAGGTCTTGAAGATCTCCCGGCGCGCACCCAGCTGCATGTACCTGGCCACGACGAAGGTCAGGAAGATCGCAGTGACGAACAGCGGCGCCTCCCAGTAGCGCGGGAGGCGCAAGCGGCCGGATTTGCTGTGCTGCATCATGCCGATGCCAGCGTCCTCGTCTGGATGGTTCGACTAGTTCATCCCTGCTACCGCGGCGTTGATGAAGGGTACGAAGGCCGCCGCGGCCTTGGCGTTGCCCTGCCGGCTGGGATGGCTGTCCTGGCCGCCGCCGGTCGGATAGGCCGACCAGTTTCCCCTGCCGCCGGTCAGGATGTCGTAGTAATCGAAAACCACCACGTTGGGCAAGGCGTAGGCGGAGAGCCAACCGTTCTCGCGATCGGTCAGCCAGGTATTGAACTCGCGGGCGTGATCGGCCGGGGTCGGCCCGGAACCGAAGGCGCCCTTCAGGCGGTCCTTGAGATCCCGCCTGGGCTCGGCGCGCGGCGGCGCGGTGAAGGCCACGAAGAGCACGTCGGGACGCGCCCGGAAATGGGGCAACAGAGCCCGGTAGGCGGCCTTGGCGTTGGCCACGGTGAGCTCCTCGGCGTCGGGATCGCCGGGCTCGACGCCGGGGCCCGTGAAATCGTTGTTCGGGTAGCAGGACTTGAAGGCGACGATGCCGTTGATCGTGCCGTCCCCGTACCTGCGATCCTGGTGGTCGGTGGCCAGGATGGCGTCCATGTGCTCGGCGAACTTGCGCCGCCAGTGGCGGATGTCCGTGTCCGCGCCGAGGACAGACTCGTAGGACAGCTCGCTCACGTCGTAGCCGCCGGCCGTCAGCAGGGCGCGCAACCCGCCCCCGTTGGGATGGCTGTCGTAGATGCAGCGCCGGCCGGAACCGGGGGCCCCGCCGGCGCGCTCGCCCGGATCGGCCATCAGCTGGCCGCCGCAGGAATGGTGTATGAAGAGCAGGCGCCTGGGGGTTTCGGGCCCCGCGCTCGATGTCCGTGCCGTCTCTTGCATGGCCACGTCTCCTCCGTTGTCGTCGGCCGTGCCGCAGGCGGCCAGGGGAAGCAGCAACGCCAGCACCGCTGCGGTACCCGAGGTCTTAAACCAATTACTCATATGCATTTCTGAACCTCCAGCGGGCCTGGAATATGCTGACTGACCTCGAACAGTATACGTTCCTCGCGGTTTCGAGGCTACCATGGGTTGACAATTCGGGATCATGACCCGGAAGATGTCCCTGCCGCCTCAATGCAAAACCCCCACCACGGAGGGAAGAATCATGAAGCACTGGCGTATTCTCACCCTGTTCGCCCTGCTGCCCCTGCTGGCGATGCTGGCCTCCTGCAGCAGCGACGATACGACGACACCGGACGAGGACACCGACGCGCCCGTGGTCGTCCAGGTCGATCCCAACCAGGACGAGACCGATGTCGCCGTGGGCGAGGACGTGACCATCGTCTTCAACGAGGACATGGACCCCGCCACCGCCGACGGCAACGTCACGCTGTCCCACGGGACGATCACCGACCTCGACTGGCTGGACGACAAGACGCTGGAGGTCGCGCACGGCGATTGGCCCGAGGGCACGGAAGTCACGGTGACCGTGGGAACCGGCCTAGCCGACGTGGCGGGCAACGCCCTGGCGCAAGCCTTCGCCTGGAG
Proteins encoded in this window:
- a CDS encoding glycosyltransferase family 4 protein codes for the protein MSGTPAPKVVMLAPGELFGGVETQLLGLSESLRDRNGSAPILALFHDHELAARARQAGLRVVLIRARHRYDPAAARDLRDLVDGAGVDVLHVHGYRAAVTAAVAGKRLGVPVVKTEHGLPEPGGGPVARLKKALNRRLDGWATRKVGAAVCYVTADIMARCADMHRGLERRVVHNGIAPLDPASTARPPELSTDACEVGLVGRVSEVKGIGFALRALAASGVPGRVRLHVIGSGPLERRLSREALDLGLAGRVAFHGFQRNVYDWLAHLDILLMPSLHEGLPYTLLEAMSLGTAVVASRVGGLAEVLRDGETGLLVEVGDVAGIAAAITRLAEDPRLRTGLGRRAAAEQRARYTLQTMTDAYLGIYAEATR
- a CDS encoding O-antigen ligase family protein, whose protein sequence is MMQHSKSGRLRLPRYWEAPLFVTAIFLTFVVARYMQLGARREIFKTLRIEFVLGLVLAVACVFIISAYPVRIAKLRPAKNVLVGITLLFVAMIIQIPFAADKVMANNIFVDRVIKFAMLTFFMVALIRSPRAMRYFLAAFLFACFYVTQESARGAISGSLVWQNQGVMRLHGAVPIYAHPNSLGGVAIGLVPFVVFLFPVIRDWKFKLLLLPPLMTAGVCMLYSGSRTTYVGFFGFLVYWWLRSTNKLRWLLIGTALAAAALPVIPDQYVERFKSIGGQEAEGHSKQMRIEILNDAWKILMDNPLGVGVASFPAVRNRVFGRTQDTHNLYLEVATNLGLQGLAIFVFLVYAMLAALHHAEKRFVRLARLLHGAARGRAQPPPALRLRIAAMEDDLRFMRAVVMAAAGFLYIRLVLGLFGMDLYEVYWWFVAGIAFSSLWISYEMKRLVAALVAQVSDARI
- a CDS encoding SGNH/GDSL hydrolase family protein, encoding MSNWFKTSGTAAVLALLLPLAACGTADDNGGDVAMQETARTSSAGPETPRRLLFIHHSCGGQLMADPGERAGGAPGSGRRCIYDSHPNGGGLRALLTAGGYDVSELSYESVLGADTDIRHWRRKFAEHMDAILATDHQDRRYGDGTINGIVAFKSCYPNNDFTGPGVEPGDPDAEELTVANAKAAYRALLPHFRARPDVLFVAFTAPPRAEPRRDLKDRLKGAFGSGPTPADHAREFNTWLTDRENGWLSAYALPNVVVFDYYDILTGGRGNWSAYPTGGGQDSHPSRQGNAKAAAAFVPFINAAVAGMN